One window of Elaeis guineensis isolate ETL-2024a chromosome 11, EG11, whole genome shotgun sequence genomic DNA carries:
- the LOC105054029 gene encoding probable trehalose-phosphate phosphatase F isoform X1 codes for MDLKTKNSSPVLTEPVSVNKSRLGLPSKKTPICPPSGSYLTAHRRKPRPGKLDDVRHSGWLDAMKSSSPPRKKLNKDFSSSAEQDIAYRTWMLKYPSALTSLEEITSRAKGKKIALFLDYDGTLSPIVDNPDHAYMTSAMRTAVKGVAKCFPTAIISGRSRDKVYEFIKLTELYYAGSHGMDIMGPVRESESIGDHPNCIRSTDKQGKEVNLFQPASEFLPLIDEVFCSLVDNTKDIKGAKVENNKFCVSVHYRLVDEKSWFLVAQRVHELLKDYPRLRLTHGRKVLEIRPVIDWNKGKAVEFLLESLGLSGTDDVFPIYVGDDRTDEDAFKVLRERDCGHGILVSSVPKDSNAFYSLRDPSEQVMEFLNSLVKWKKSASS; via the exons ATGGATTTGAAGACAAAAAATAGTTCCCCTGTTCTCACTGAGCCGGTGTCTGTAAACAAGTCAAGATTAGGATTGCCTTCTAAGAAGACACCTATATGTCCTCCTTCTGGTTCGTATTTAACAGCTCACAGAAGAAAGCCCAGACCTGGTAAGCTTGATGATGTCCGTCATAGTGGTTGGCTGGATGCCATGAAATCTTCATCACCTCCTCGCAAAAAGCTGAACAAGGATTTCAGCTCATCAGCTGAACAAGATATTGCATATCGTACCTGGATG TTGAAATACCCATCAGCATTAACTTCACTGGAGGAAATTACATCTCGTGCCAAAGGCAAGAAGATTGCCTTGTTTTTGGATTATGATGGAACTCTTTCACCTATTGTGGACAACCCTGACCATGCTTATATGACCAGCGCG atGCGTACTGCTGTCAAAGGTGTTGCAAAATGTTTTCCAACTGCAATTATTAGTGGAAGAAGTCGTGATAAG GTGTATGAATTCATAAAACTAACAGAATTGTATTATGCTGGTAGTCATGGAATGGACATTATGGGCCCAGTAAGAGAATCTGAGTCCATTGGTGACCATCCAAACTGCATTAGGTCTACTGACAAGCAG GGTAAGGAGGTTAATCTGTTCCAGCCTGCTAGTGAGTTCTTACCACTGATCGACGAG GTTTTTTGCTCCCTCGTTGATAATACTAAAGATATCAAAGGTGCAAAAGTTGAGAACAACAAGTTTTGTGTCTCTGTACATTACCGCCTTGTAGATGAAAAG AGTTGGTTTTTGGTTGCACAGCGCGTGCATGAACTCCTCAAGGACTACCCTCGTTTGCGATTGACCCATGGGCGGAAG GTTTTAGAGATCCGCCCAGTGATTGACTGGAACAAGGGTAAAGCTGTTGAGTTTCTGCTCGAGTCCCTTGGACTAAGCGGTACTGATGATGTGTTCCCGATTTATGTTGGAGATGACCGTACTGATGAGGATGCATTCAAG GTTCTGAGAGAAAGAGACTGTGGCCATGGTATTTTAGTGTCTTCAGTGCCAAAAGATTCCAATGCCTTCTACTCTCTTAGAGACCCATCTGAG CAGGTGATGGAATTTCTGAATTCTCTGGTGAAATGGAAGAAATCAGCCTCATCATAA
- the LOC105054029 gene encoding probable trehalose-phosphate phosphatase F isoform X2 gives MDLKTKNSSPVLTEPVSVNKSRLGLPSKKTPICPPSGSYLTAHRRKPRPGKLDDVRHSGWLDAMKSSSPPRKKLNKDFSSSAEQDIAYRTWMLKYPSALTSLEEITSRAKGKKIALFLDYDGTLSPIVDNPDHAYMTSAMRTAVKGVAKCFPTAIISGRSRDKVYEFIKLTELYYAGSHGMDIMGPVRESESIGDHPNCIRSTDKQGKEVNLFQPASEFLPLIDEVFCSLVDNTKDIKGAKVENNKFCVSVHYRLVDEKSWFLVAQRVHELLKDYPRLRLTHGRKVLEIRPVIDWNKGKAVEFLLESLGLSGTDDVFPIYVGDDRTDEDAFKVLRERDCGHGILVSSVPKDSNAFYSLRDPSEVMEFLNSLVKWKKSASS, from the exons ATGGATTTGAAGACAAAAAATAGTTCCCCTGTTCTCACTGAGCCGGTGTCTGTAAACAAGTCAAGATTAGGATTGCCTTCTAAGAAGACACCTATATGTCCTCCTTCTGGTTCGTATTTAACAGCTCACAGAAGAAAGCCCAGACCTGGTAAGCTTGATGATGTCCGTCATAGTGGTTGGCTGGATGCCATGAAATCTTCATCACCTCCTCGCAAAAAGCTGAACAAGGATTTCAGCTCATCAGCTGAACAAGATATTGCATATCGTACCTGGATG TTGAAATACCCATCAGCATTAACTTCACTGGAGGAAATTACATCTCGTGCCAAAGGCAAGAAGATTGCCTTGTTTTTGGATTATGATGGAACTCTTTCACCTATTGTGGACAACCCTGACCATGCTTATATGACCAGCGCG atGCGTACTGCTGTCAAAGGTGTTGCAAAATGTTTTCCAACTGCAATTATTAGTGGAAGAAGTCGTGATAAG GTGTATGAATTCATAAAACTAACAGAATTGTATTATGCTGGTAGTCATGGAATGGACATTATGGGCCCAGTAAGAGAATCTGAGTCCATTGGTGACCATCCAAACTGCATTAGGTCTACTGACAAGCAG GGTAAGGAGGTTAATCTGTTCCAGCCTGCTAGTGAGTTCTTACCACTGATCGACGAG GTTTTTTGCTCCCTCGTTGATAATACTAAAGATATCAAAGGTGCAAAAGTTGAGAACAACAAGTTTTGTGTCTCTGTACATTACCGCCTTGTAGATGAAAAG AGTTGGTTTTTGGTTGCACAGCGCGTGCATGAACTCCTCAAGGACTACCCTCGTTTGCGATTGACCCATGGGCGGAAG GTTTTAGAGATCCGCCCAGTGATTGACTGGAACAAGGGTAAAGCTGTTGAGTTTCTGCTCGAGTCCCTTGGACTAAGCGGTACTGATGATGTGTTCCCGATTTATGTTGGAGATGACCGTACTGATGAGGATGCATTCAAG GTTCTGAGAGAAAGAGACTGTGGCCATGGTATTTTAGTGTCTTCAGTGCCAAAAGATTCCAATGCCTTCTACTCTCTTAGAGACCCATCTGAG GTGATGGAATTTCTGAATTCTCTGGTGAAATGGAAGAAATCAGCCTCATCATAA